Proteins from a genomic interval of Oharaeibacter diazotrophicus:
- a CDS encoding crotonase/enoyl-CoA hydratase family protein: protein MTDARTFDAPIGQRTAAAATERELPRPRSDERRPDPIWTATAPGAVDELTRFLSRSYQELDVRLDPNTRALWCHMRPAGPPSFTPGMVRELIQLHRAIQGLMASQPPGEEPLIRYYVQGSRIPGIYNMGGDLAFLTRAIRAGDRTAVRRYAFDCVDAVYHIAIGFDSGIVSVGLLQGDALGGGFEGALCCNVLIAERSVKLGLPEILFNSFPGMGAYSFLARRLDAARAERMILSGRIYTAEEMHAMGIVDEVVDDGAGEAAVSAYLRDRQSHVVRSTLYKVRQRVAPISLAELRDVTDLWVDAIMRLAPADLRRMEHLQQAQGRRLQKTTAS, encoded by the coding sequence ATGACCGACGCACGCACGTTCGACGCCCCGATCGGGCAGCGGACGGCCGCCGCCGCGACCGAGCGCGAGCTTCCGCGCCCGCGTTCCGACGAGCGCCGGCCCGACCCGATCTGGACCGCGACCGCCCCCGGGGCGGTCGACGAGCTCACCCGTTTCCTGTCGCGCAGCTACCAGGAACTCGACGTCCGGCTCGACCCCAACACCCGCGCGCTGTGGTGCCACATGCGCCCGGCCGGACCGCCGAGCTTCACGCCGGGCATGGTGCGCGAGCTGATCCAGCTCCACCGCGCCATCCAGGGTCTGATGGCGTCGCAGCCGCCGGGCGAGGAGCCGCTGATCCGCTACTACGTCCAGGGCTCGCGCATCCCCGGCATCTACAACATGGGCGGCGACCTCGCCTTCCTGACGCGCGCGATCCGCGCCGGCGACCGCACCGCCGTGCGCCGCTACGCCTTCGACTGCGTCGACGCGGTCTACCACATCGCGATCGGCTTCGATTCCGGCATCGTCAGCGTCGGCCTGCTCCAGGGCGACGCGCTCGGCGGCGGCTTCGAGGGGGCGCTGTGCTGCAACGTGCTGATCGCCGAGCGCTCGGTGAAGCTAGGCCTGCCGGAGATCCTGTTCAACTCCTTCCCCGGCATGGGCGCCTATTCCTTCCTCGCCCGCCGTCTCGACGCGGCGCGGGCCGAGCGCATGATCCTGTCGGGCCGGATCTACACGGCCGAGGAGATGCACGCGATGGGCATCGTCGACGAGGTCGTCGACGACGGCGCCGGCGAGGCCGCCGTCTCGGCCTACCTGCGCGACCGCCAGAGCCACGTGGTGCGCTCGACGCTCTACAAGGTGCGCCAGCGCGTCGCCCCGATCTCGCTCGCCGAACTGCGCGACGTCACCGACCTCTGGGTCGACGCCATCATGCGGCTGGCGCCGGCCGACCTCCGGCGTATGGAGCACCTGCAGCAGGCCCAGGGGCGCCGGCTGCAGAAGACCACCGCGAGCTGA
- a CDS encoding MarR family winged helix-turn-helix transcriptional regulator, translated as MPTLPDTDPLARPTPATAAALNVVAGLVPSLARRLAAAGARDHADDRPTAATLRLLERLYGTAGQSVPALARAMGTSRQFVQRVVDDAVARDLVARAPNPAHRRSPLMRLTERGRQAVEAVLSSETAVLAAAARGLSADDVEAAVRVLEALTAAYGAPPAGRQDR; from the coding sequence ATGCCGACGCTTCCCGACACCGACCCGCTCGCACGCCCGACACCGGCCACGGCCGCCGCGCTCAACGTCGTGGCGGGGCTGGTGCCGTCGCTCGCCCGCCGTCTCGCCGCGGCCGGTGCGCGCGATCACGCCGACGATCGGCCGACCGCCGCGACGCTGCGGCTGCTCGAAAGGCTCTACGGCACGGCCGGCCAATCGGTGCCGGCGTTGGCGCGGGCCATGGGCACGTCACGCCAGTTCGTGCAGCGCGTCGTCGACGACGCGGTCGCGCGCGATCTGGTCGCGCGCGCGCCGAACCCCGCGCACCGTCGTTCGCCGCTCATGCGGCTGACGGAGCGCGGGCGCCAGGCGGTGGAGGCGGTATTGTCGTCGGAGACGGCGGTGCTGGCCGCCGCCGCGCGCGGGCTGTCGGCAGACGACGTCGAGGCCGCCGTCCGGGTGCTGGAGGCGCTGACGGCGGCCTATGGCGCGCCGCCGGCGGGGCGTCAGGACAGGTAG